TAGCATGTATCACCTCAGTAAGGTCCATGATAGCCACAATATTCATTTTGCCTGCAGAGTTTGGGGTTTGAGGGCCACTGATTTGAACCAGGGGGTAGTCTACGGGGTTTTGACGGAAGAAACCGGGATGGACGAGATTTTAATCAACCGTCTCGACTATGATGGCATTTTTGGCACCGCTTTGAATCGTTTTTGTATTCAAGCAGCAATAGGACATCCTCTAACAGTATATGGCAAGGGGGGACAAACCCGGGCCTTTTTGGATATCCGCGACACTGTAAGATGTGTGGAACTTGCCATAGCTAATCCAGCCGAACCAGGGCAATTCAGGGTATTTAACCAATTCACCGAGTTGTTTAGCATCAGAGATCTAGCCTATATGGTACAAAAAGCTGGTGCGGCCATGGGTTTAAAGGTAGAAATTCAGAATATTGAAAATCCACGGGTAGAATTAGAAGAACACTATTTTAATGCCAAAAATACCAAACTATTAGACTTAGGTTTACAACCCCATTACCTTTCTGATTCCCTCTTGGATTCTCTTCTCAACTTTGCCATGAAATACAAAGACAGGGTAGATATGAATCAGATTATGCCAAAAGTTTCTTGGCGGAGATAAGGGGCTGATTATAATCAAAAATGCATAATAAATAATAACCCTGGGTTTTTTTGAGTATGGCCCAGGGTTGGTTTTATCCTTTTTGCTGCCATTATTGTTGCCCCCCTGCACGAACAAGAGGGGAATTTTTCTTGTTAAACCTTTATTTTTCCCAAAATGAATAGTAACCCTATTTTACATAAATCTAAATCCTGAACCCCCTTAATAGAACCTTCAAGATGAACCTTTGTCCGCCAACTCTGGGTAAATCTCTAAATAACAACAACTTTTTCTAATAGATACCCCTATTTCTCTCATTTCTCTCTCATTTAATTTTTCTCATCCAAAATTTTCTCATCAAAAATCGGGCCATGCCTCATTTCTGTTATATGAACTAATTCCAGTTTACCGAGATGTTTTTAGTGCACATAACTGCCGGCTCATAAAACCTGGAAAGGTTGAAAGCCAGGAAAGCCTAAAGCAAATACTGTTCATTCCAGAATCTGCATGGTTCCAGTACCCATTCTTTTGGGCATTCCGAGGGCAAAAATATGTGGTTACTATGAATTATTACTCCTTTGTTTAGTCTTGGCAACATTTCGAGGTATTCATACTGAACATCACTCCCAATTTTTAACCCATGAGTTGAGTTAATAAATAAAATATCATTTTCTCATAATTTCTCAAATTCTGTCAGAGGAATATCTTGAACTATTTTAGGCATTAATCGGGGCGGGTAAAACCAGCTTTTAGAATATCATTTTAAAATAGCTCAATTGCTACCAACTCGCCTTTGTAGTTCTTGTCTTCTTCTTCATTCTTTAAAATATCCCCCCCAGACAAGGATGGAATATCCTAAACCAATCTCGAAGGCTTTTCTAGGCGTAAAATTAAGAAAAATAGGGGATAAAATTCCCCATAAACCGAATCAAATATCCCATTTTTTGTCTAATATTTATAGAACATTAAACTGAAAATAAAATTGAGTAGCAAGCTATAATATTAGAACTTTAACTGGGATAAAATGGAAAGCAATTACAGCTAGTATATCCGTTAATATTGGTGCCGACAAGTTCAAAATGTTTTGTCCACAATTCGTCTTTATTAAAATTCCGGGTTTCGGGAATAGGTGAATAAAAATGCTCTCTGATGAGATGTAAATGCCCAAACCCTGCCACGGGGTGAACTATTTTTTGTAAGCCATGTAACCAAGGC
The Geminocystis sp. M7585_C2015_104 DNA segment above includes these coding regions:
- a CDS encoding NAD-dependent epimerase/dehydratase family protein; the protein is MKVLVIGGDGYCGWATALHLSNRGYEVGIVDSLVRRLWDEQLGVNTLTPIAPIQKRIQRWYELTGKKIELFIGDITNYDFLIKAFRKFEPEAVVHFGEQRSAPYSMIDREHAVFTQVNNVVGTLNILYAMKEEFPDTHLVKLGTMGEYGTPNIDIEEGYIEIEHNGRKDILPYPKQPGSMYHLSKVHDSHNIHFACRVWGLRATDLNQGVVYGVLTEETGMDEILINRLDYDGIFGTALNRFCIQAAIGHPLTVYGKGGQTRAFLDIRDTVRCVELAIANPAEPGQFRVFNQFTELFSIRDLAYMVQKAGAAMGLKVEIQNIENPRVELEEHYFNAKNTKLLDLGLQPHYLSDSLLDSLLNFAMKYKDRVDMNQIMPKVSWRR